From one Lycium barbarum isolate Lr01 chromosome 6, ASM1917538v2, whole genome shotgun sequence genomic stretch:
- the LOC132644755 gene encoding GTP-binding protein YPTM2-like — protein sequence SFLYYRGAHRIIVVYDVTDQESFNNVKQWLSEIDRYASDNVNKLLVGNKCDLTAQKVVSTETAQAFADEIGIPFMETSAKSATNVEQAFMAMAASIKNRMASQPARAVAVHLERTKLCCLDDDSDVELW from the coding sequence AGCTTCTTGTACTATCGCGGTGCACACAGAATAATTGTGGTTTATGATGTAACCGACCAAGAGAGCTTCAACAATGTCAAGCAATGGTTGAGTGAAATAGACCGATATGCAAGTGATAATGTGAACAAACTTCTTGTTGGAAATAAGTGTGATCTCACAGCACAGAAAGTAGTTTCCACAGAGACAGCTCAGGCTTTTGCTGATGAAATTGGCATACCTTTCATGGAAACAAGTGCAAAAAGTGCCACTAATGTAGAACAGGCTTTCATGGCTATGGCTGCTTCAATCAAGAACAGAATGGCAAGCCAACCGGCAAGAGCGGTTGCTGTTCATCTTGAAAGGACGAAGCTCTGTTGCCTTGATGATGATTCTGATGTGGAGTTGTGGTGA
- the LOC132599355 gene encoding 24-methylenesterol C-methyltransferase 2-like, which translates to MDSLILICTALFAGAIYFFVFGFGSAEVKGKRGVNLSGGSIDKEKVQDNYKQYWSFFRTPKEIEKTDKVPAFVDTFYNLVTDIYEWGWGQSFHFSPSLPGKSHREATRIHEEMAVDLLGVKPGARILDAGCGVGGPMRAIAAHSKANVVGITINEYQVKRARMHNKKAGLDSLCEVVCGNFLQMPFADNSFDGAYSIEATCHAPKLEEVYKEIYRVIKPGSFYVSYEWVTTELYQHEDPEHVEIIHGIERGDALPGLRSYKDIAEVAKKVGFEVVKEKDLAKPPSNPWWTRLKMGRIAYWRNHILVTILAFLGIAPKGTVDVHEMLFVTADYLSQGGEKGIFSPMHMILCRKPEE; encoded by the coding sequence ATGGATTCTCTCATTCTCATTTGTACAGCCCTTTTCGCCGGCGCAATCTACTTTTTCGTTTTCGGATTTGGCTCCGCTGAGGTTAAGGGTAAACGCGGCGTCAACCTTTCTGGTGGTTCAATCGACAAAGAAAAAGTCCAAGACAACTATAAACAATACTGGTCTTTTTTCCGCACCCCTAAAGAAATCGAAAAAACCGATAAAGTCCCTGCATTTGTCGATACTTTCTATAATCTTGTTACTGATATTTACGAATGGGGTTGGGGTCAATCTTTTCACTTTTCCCCTTCTCTTCCTGGTAAATCTCACCGTGAAGCCACGCGGATTCATGAAGAGATGGCTGTCGATCTGTTAGGCGTAAAGCCCGGAGCCCGCATTCTTGATGCGGGCTGTGGTGTGGGCGGGCCGATGCGGGCTATCGCGGCCCATTCTAAAGCGAATGTTGTTGGGATTACTATTAATGAGTACCAAGTGAAACGAGCCCGGATGCATAATAAAAAAGCCGGGCTCGATTCACTCTGCGAGGTCGTTTGCGGGAATTTCCTGCAAATGCCCTTCGCAGACAATAGCTTCGATGGAGCTTATTCCATCGAAGCTACATGTCATGCTCCTAAACTTGAAGAAGTGTACAAGGAGATCTACCGGGTAATAAAACCCGGATCTTTTTACGTTTCTTATGAATGGGTTACAACCGAATTGTACCAACATGAAGACCCGGAACATGTGGAGATTATTCATGGAATTGAAAGGGGTGATGCTTTACCAGGGTTGAGAAGTTACAAGGATATTGCTGAAGTTGCTAAGAAAGTGGGGTTTGAAGTGGTGAAAGAGAAGGATTTGGCAAAACCACCATCAAATCCATGGTGGACAAGGCTGAAAATGGGAAGAATTGCTTACTGGAGGAACCATATTTTGGTTACAATTCTTGCTTTTCTTGGAATTGCACCAAAAGGTACAGTTGATGTTCACGAGATGTTGTTTGTGACTGCTGATTATTTATCTCAAGGTGGTGAAAAAGGGATTTTCTCTCCTATGCATATGATTCTCTGCAGAAAACCTGAAGAGTAA